A single window of Jiangella alkaliphila DNA harbors:
- the tatB gene encoding Sec-independent protein translocase protein TatB produces the protein MFDIGIGEVFVLLVVALLVFGPDRLPEMARQAAGFVRDLRAMVANARKDLSGSVGDLGIDKEDLKTLSDLRNPKSFVRQKVLDGVDLGLDDDDDAAPTRRTNGTRPADRPSARSAATSGERVGETVDVPPPSAEVPPAPEEDVPPPPMEETPAAPAAESSPASADDSPADEPEPVAVEARSPRFDPDAT, from the coding sequence GTGTTCGACATAGGTATCGGCGAGGTGTTCGTCCTACTCGTCGTCGCCCTGCTCGTCTTCGGCCCCGACCGGCTGCCCGAGATGGCCCGGCAGGCCGCCGGCTTCGTCCGCGACCTGCGCGCCATGGTGGCCAACGCCCGCAAGGACCTCTCCGGCAGCGTCGGCGACCTCGGCATCGACAAAGAGGATCTGAAGACCCTCTCCGACCTCCGCAACCCGAAGTCCTTCGTCCGCCAGAAGGTCCTCGACGGCGTCGACCTCGGTCTCGACGACGACGATGACGCCGCGCCGACCCGGCGCACGAACGGCACCCGGCCCGCCGACCGTCCCTCGGCCCGCTCGGCGGCGACCAGTGGCGAGCGCGTCGGCGAGACCGTCGACGTCCCGCCCCCGTCGGCCGAGGTGCCGCCGGCCCCGGAGGAGGACGTTCCTCCGCCGCCGATGGAAGAGACGCCGGCCGCCCCCGCAGCCGAGTCTTCGCCGGCCTCCGCCGACGACTCCCCGGCCGATGAGCCGGAGCCTGTGGCCGTCGAGGCCCGTTCGCCGCGGTTCGATCCCGACGCGACCTGA